In the Acidobacteriota bacterium genome, CCGCTTCGCGATGTGGGCCGCCGGCGGATGGTGGTGGGCCGTCGCCAGCGCCATGCTGGCTGTCGCCAGCCTGGTGGCGATGCGCCTCATTGGCAAAGGGCTGACCGCGGCAGGACAGACGCTGGCCCTCGCGCGTCCCGCGCTGTCCCAATCGCTGGCCGAGCTGGTTGCGCGAATCGGCGGCGGTTCGGTGGACGTTCGTGAGTGGACCTCCCCGGACGCCGGCGGCGCACGCGCAGTGGTCACCGGCGTGGGAGGGGGCGGACACGTGTTGCTCAGCCGTGACATGGTGCGCGACTGGGCGGATGACGAAGTCGTCGTCGTCGTGGCCCACGAGCTTTCGCACCATGTGCACCACGATCTCGTCCGCACCGTGGCGCTCGACGCGGTGCTGTGGTGCGCGGCGCTGTGGTGCGCCGACCGCGTGGTGGTCCTGTGGGGCGGTCTGGTGGGCCTGCAGGGCGTTCTGGACTTGGCAGCGCTACCGATGCTGGCCCTGGCGGCAGGCGCGGTCTGGGGGCTGGTGCGGCCCCTGCGGTTGGCGCAGTCGCGTGCCCACGAGCGCCGTGCCGATCGGTTTGCCCTCGAACAAACGGGAAACGCGGAAGCGTTTGGTCGCGCGCTCAGGCGCCTGGGTGAGGAGCACCTGGCCGAAGAGCGTCCCTCACGCTGGACGCGCTGGCTCTTTCATCGGCACCCGCCTCTGGAAGAGCGGCTGGCGTTGGGCCGGAATTTCAGCGCGCGACAACAATAAGCGCGCCGACCATGCCGCGCTCGCGGCAACCGTCGCTGGTCATGGAACAGTAGAACTCGAACCGGCCCACCTTCTCCGCGCGGAACTCGAATATCACCTCGCGCCCCGGTTCCACCCGTTTCTGGATGCGGTAATCGGGCAGCGTGAAGCTGTGCGGGATGTCCTCGGACGACAGCGTGATGCGCACGAGGTCGTCCTGGCTGACCCTGATTTCCTGCGCGTCGGTACCTGAGACGGTGAACCGGAACTTCTTGGCCGAGACGTTGAAATCGCGCTTGGTCTGGGCAACGACGCCCACGCCGGCCGCGACGCACAGCAGCAGGGCAGCGCCGAGTATGGCCTGCACCCGAAACGGCCCACGGGCCGTGGAAGGACGATAGTTCACCATGGCACCCTCTCTCACAGCAGATTAGACGGATTTGCCCGGCTATCGGCCTGACTGTCTGCCCCCTGTAGGCGAGTATCGCACGAAGGGGCAGTGCGATCTCATTTCGCAACCGGTCGGCCGCCAACGCGCCGAGTGTCTGGGGCGTAGCCAGAGACTATCGCGCCGTGCAGCGCGGGCGCCTACTCCGCCCTCAGGGCCACGACCGGGTCCACCCGGGCCGCCCGCACAGCAGGCAGCCAACTGGCGAGCAGCGCCGCGCCCGCCAGCGCGGCGGCGACGCCTGCAAACGTCAGTGGATCGGTAGGGGCAACTCCATAGAGCACGGCGGCGAGAAATCTCGTCAGCAGCCAGGCGCCAGCCAGGCCAATCGCGATACCGCTGGCCGTCAACATCAGGCCGCGGCGCAACACCAGACGCTGCACGTCCCTCGGCCGCGCGCCGAGGGCAATCCGCACACCGATTTCGCGCTGCCGCTGGTTGACCAGCGCAGAGAGCACCCCGTAAATACCGACGGCGCCAAGCAGCAAGCCCACCGCGCCGAAACTGCCGAGCAACACCACCAGCAACCGCGGCCGTGCCAGGGCCCGATCAGTGGAATCGCTGAAGGTGAACACGTCCGTGATCGGCTGGTTCGCATCAAGCGACCAGATGGCTTTGCGGATCGCCGATCCCATCACGACGGGGTCGCCAAGGGTGCGCGCGACGATGGTCGTTTGTATGCGCCCGTTCTGGTAGTTGCTGAAGTACATCGTGGGTCGCGCTTGTTCGCTCATCGACACCTGCCGGATGTCGTTCACCACGCCGATGATCTCGACCGGTGCGGGGCCAAACTGGAGCTTCTGGCCGACGGCGCCACCCGGGAAGAACTGGCGCGCGAACGCGTCATTCACGACGACCACGCGTGGGGCGCCGGCGCGATCGGACGGCGCGAACTCGCGACCGCCGATCAGACGAGCACCAATCGTGGAGAAGTACCCGTCGCTGACGTGGATGACCGTGGCGGTGGGCGCCTGTTCCCCGGCCGGCACCGGCCGGCTGGCGATCTGAAAGCTGTTCAATTCCCCGTTGCCGCGAAAGGGCGCATCCTTCACCGCCGCTGCCGATTCGACGCCCGGCAGCGTTCGCACCTTTTCAATCACGGTCTGGTAGTAGTTCATGTAACCGCGAAAGCCGGGCCGGGCAGGGTCGAGCGGTACGTCGTGACGGTCGGGGTCGATCGTGAACTGGACCGCCACAAGCCCATCCTGCCGAAAGCCAGGATCGACACCAAGCAGCGCAACAAAACTGCGGGTCATCAGGCCGGCGCCGACGACGAGCATCATCGCCACGGCGATCTCCGCCACCACCAGGACATGTCGCAGCCGCTGCGAGTCGGCGCCCACCGCACCGCGGCTGCCGCCGGCGAGCGCGCGCTGAGGATCCGAGCCGATCGCGCGCAAGGCCGGCGCAACGCCGAACAGCAGTCCAGTCAGGAGCGATACCGCCACGGCAAAGATCACCGCCGTGGCATCGATGCCGACTTCGGCCATGCGCGGCAGCTGACCGGCAGCGAGCATCACCAATGCCCGCAGCATGCCGTACGCCAGTGCCACACCCGCGACGCAGCCCACTGCGGCCAACACCAGGCTCTCGGTGAGCAACTGCCGCACCAATCGCGCGCGCCGGGCACCCAGTGCCAGTCGCACCGCCATCTCGCGGCCCCGGCCCGAGGCGCGGGCCACCTGCAGGGCGGCCACGTTGACCACGGCCATCAGCATCACGAGACCGACGGCGCCGAACAGCACCAGGAGTCCGTCGCGCACCGGGCCGGTCATGACGTCGGTCATGGGCACGACCGTCGCCTGGTCCCAGAACTTGTCTTCGGGGTATTCGCTCGCGAGCCGGCGCGTGATGACGGCCATCTCGGCTTCGACGGCGTCCTGTGTCGCACCGGGCTTCGCACGCGCCACCACATCGAGTGTGCGGACCACCCGAA is a window encoding:
- a CDS encoding M48 family metalloprotease codes for the protein MNESKATRYQRLRRRAQLISAATGAALLLLVALTPGAQWLAGVAATQALAWPARLQPAIALSLFVGALVLAAEAVAFPVSLYAATRGGRRSSQTRVDVRGVMASQARDALVGAVAVIGVVAVLRFAMWAAGGWWWAVASAMLAVASLVAMRLIGKGLTAAGQTLALARPALSQSLAELVARIGGGSVDVREWTSPDAGGARAVVTGVGGGGHVLLSRDMVRDWADDEVVVVVAHELSHHVHHDLVRTVALDAVLWCAALWCADRVVVLWGGLVGLQGVLDLAALPMLALAAGAVWGLVRPLRLAQSRAHERRADRFALEQTGNAEAFGRALRRLGEEHLAEERPSRWTRWLFHRHPPLEERLALGRNFSARQQ
- a CDS encoding cupredoxin domain-containing protein, with protein sequence MVNYRPSTARGPFRVQAILGAALLLCVAAGVGVVAQTKRDFNVSAKKFRFTVSGTDAQEIRVSQDDLVRITLSSEDIPHSFTLPDYRIQKRVEPGREVIFEFRAEKVGRFEFYCSMTSDGCRERGMVGALIVVAR
- a CDS encoding ABC transporter permease, whose protein sequence is MTRPEHVDVDADVEAEVQAHLDARTAGLVSEGMSPAAARARAVREFGDIDDARRYMRRIGRRTVTTQRRRDYMGELRTDIRYALRRLIAAPAFTITGIATLALGIGATTAIFSLVYGVVFRPLPFPQPDNLYAVYSANATAGSMRAAVSAVDLDDWRAARRDIEDIGGVFFRAGSSGIDLTGRGEPRRLPAAFFSPGFFSALGVIPAAGRLPREEEMVRGGPDDVVVLSHTFWVREFGASPDAIGATLTLRGVPSIVVGVLPPSMRFPADGIDVYLPYSTIPDDAIPRIRVVRTLDVVARAKPGATQDAVEAEMAVITRRLASEYPEDKFWDQATVVPMTDVMTGPVRDGLLVLFGAVGLVMLMAVVNVAALQVARASGRGREMAVRLALGARRARLVRQLLTESLVLAAVGCVAGVALAYGMLRALVMLAAGQLPRMAEVGIDATAVIFAVAVSLLTGLLFGVAPALRAIGSDPQRALAGGSRGAVGADSQRLRHVLVVAEIAVAMMLVVGAGLMTRSFVALLGVDPGFRQDGLVAVQFTIDPDRHDVPLDPARPGFRGYMNYYQTVIEKVRTLPGVESAAAVKDAPFRGNGELNSFQIASRPVPAGEQAPTATVIHVSDGYFSTIGARLIGGREFAPSDRAGAPRVVVVNDAFARQFFPGGAVGQKLQFGPAPVEIIGVVNDIRQVSMSEQARPTMYFSNYQNGRIQTTIVARTLGDPVVMGSAIRKAIWSLDANQPITDVFTFSDSTDRALARPRLLVVLLGSFGAVGLLLGAVGIYGVLSALVNQRQREIGVRIALGARPRDVQRLVLRRGLMLTASGIAIGLAGAWLLTRFLAAVLYGVAPTDPLTFAGVAAALAGAALLASWLPAVRAARVDPVVALRAE